The following nucleotide sequence is from Pseudomonadota bacterium.
TGAATTCCCATGGATAAAACAGGTAAATGGGATGAAGAAAAACATTCCTGGAGTTGAAAAATATGTCTCCTTTGCCATAGACAACCCGCACTATGACGGCTTCATTTCATATGAAGATGCAATTGCAAAGGCAAGCCCGGAAGAACCTAATGTAACGGTAGATGCAGATGATATATGGGTTATCATGTATACCGGTGGAACAACAGGCAAGCCAAAAGGTGTTTTGAAGAGCCATGCCAACCTATTTGCTCAGTATTTCATTATGATCTATGACCATCAGTTCAATTTTGACGATACGAACCTCCTTGTTATGCCTTGCTGTCACGTGAATTCACTCTTCTACTCCTTTGTTGTTACCTGGGTGGGCGGTACAGTCATGGCGTATAACATGGTAAGTTTCAACCCTGAAAACCTGCTCAAAACATTTGCTGAGCACAAGATTACATTCACTTCACTCGTTCCGACCCACTACATTATGCTCCTTGCCCTTCCAGATGAGGTGAGGGCAAAATACGATGTGAGTTGTGTGAAAAAACTTCTCTGCTCCTCAGCTCCTGCAAGAAGGGATACAAAGCTCGGTATTTTGAAGATGTTCCCGAACTCAAATCTTTATGAAGCCTATGGGTCAACTGAAGCCGGTATTGTAACCGTTTTAAAACCCCATGAGCAGATGACAAAACTTGGCTCCATTGGACGTGAGGTTATGGCCACAGATATCCTGAAGCTCTATGACGAGGAGGGGAATCTTATTACAAAGCCTGGTGTAGTGGGTGAACTCTACTCAAGAAGTGCCCAGGTTTTTGAAGGATACTGGAAAGACCCTGAAAAGACGAAAGCGGCCATGAAGGGAGAATACTTCAGCGCAGGTGATATGGCATACATAGATGAAGATGGGTACTATACCCTCGTTGACAGAAAGGCAAATATGATTATCTCCGGTGGTGAGAATGTATTCCCGTCAGAAGTGGAGAATGTTGTTGGCAGTAATCCAAAAGTAAAAGACGTGGCTGTTATAGGTGTGCCACACGAAAAGTGGGGCGAGCAGGTAGCAGCAGTCGTCGTGCTCCATGAGGGACAGACAGCAACAGAGAAAGAGATTTCTGATTACTGCAAAGGAAAGATTGCGAGCTTCAAGGTTCCAAAAAATATTATCTTCATAAAGGATGAAGAGATGCCGAGAAGCGGCGCGGGCAAGATACTCCACAGAATCCTGAGAGAGAAATACGGAAAGTGGAGCGACCACGTATAAAAACGATTAAAGAAATATAAAAAGGCGGGGCTTTATCCCCGCCTTTTTTGTTTAAGATTGCCTGAAAATGTTTTCCCATTGTACACACTTATTGATTTTGCTTGACTTATCGATTAAATATGAATATTATTCAAGGTATGAATGATATTCTTTCAAGTAGTGAATGGATTTATAAAAAGAGGTTGATTGGACCAAACATAAAATCTGCGATAGAAACCTTTCCAGCAGTTGTTGTATCAGGGGCAAGGCAGGTTGGCAAAAGCACCTTCTTGCAGAATGAATTTCCAGACTTTAAGTATATAAGCCTTGACGATTTTCCTACGCTACAACAGGCAAAGGCAGACCCTGCATCACTGTGGATCGGAATGAATCGAATAATCAT
It contains:
- a CDS encoding AMP-binding protein, whose protein sequence is MKNGHWMTAKDVLRVNSFKWPDKIGIKDMNKAYTFKQWNDRSCRLANALADMGLKKGDRFAVLAYNCVEWLEIYAAAAKGGFLCVPLMFRLAQPEMEYIINHCEAKIFIVQGGKDRDGNEFPWIKQVNGMKKNIPGVEKYVSFAIDNPHYDGFISYEDAIAKASPEEPNVTVDADDIWVIMYTGGTTGKPKGVLKSHANLFAQYFIMIYDHQFNFDDTNLLVMPCCHVNSLFYSFVVTWVGGTVMAYNMVSFNPENLLKTFAEHKITFTSLVPTHYIMLLALPDEVRAKYDVSCVKKLLCSSAPARRDTKLGILKMFPNSNLYEAYGSTEAGIVTVLKPHEQMTKLGSIGREVMATDILKLYDEEGNLITKPGVVGELYSRSAQVFEGYWKDPEKTKAAMKGEYFSAGDMAYIDEDGYYTLVDRKANMIISGGENVFPSEVENVVGSNPKVKDVAVIGVPHEKWGEQVAAVVVLHEGQTATEKEISDYCKGKIASFKVPKNIIFIKDEEMPRSGAGKILHRILREKYGKWSDHV